In Leopardus geoffroyi isolate Oge1 chromosome D1, O.geoffroyi_Oge1_pat1.0, whole genome shotgun sequence, the genomic stretch ATTATTTTAACATTGtaattatatgcattattttcctAGATAAGAAAAATGgatatcgtttttttttttttaagattttatttttaagtaatctgtacacccaaggtggggctcgaacccacaaccctgagatcaagagttgcatgctctaccaactgagccagccaggcatgccGAGAAATTAACGTTCTTAAAGCTATAATGACTTTTGTTGACTGTGTCAATTCAGcctatatttattgaatgttgttGGAAAAACACAGTGTTAGGTATTATAGATAATGAATAAGATAATTTTGGCTCATATTTAAGGAATTACAGTGaccaataatgaataaaattatgttGGCCCATAATCTATTAAGGGAGATAAATACAGACCTATAACTCATAACTCATAACAGGTAGGTAGTATTATGTGTCACTAGAGAAGTATGAATAAAGTACTTTGGAGTGTGAAAGGAGAGGTTAATTCAGATTTGGAGATCAGGGAAGACTTTGGAAGTAGTTGAGGTTGCACTAGGCAGTGAGGTTTGGACTTCATtaggcatatatatttattttttatatttatttattttgagagagagcgcacgtgcgtGAGTGTAGGaggagcaggctccatgctgtcagtgcagaacctgatgtggggctcgatctcacaaaccatgagaccatgactggagctgaaatcaagagtcagatgctcgaccaactgaaccacccaggcgcccctcattaggCACATATTAAGGAGAGGGGCAGTCGGGGCATAAGGACTGGCCTGTGGTAAGATGCAGAGGGTGGATGGTGCATAATAATGTGGAATATCTTTAGGGCTCTACACTAGCAAGGAATTTGGTGCCTGGAAGGAAtagtaataatatttgttttatactaGGTATTGTTCTAAGTCCTTTAACACTTTTATGAAATAGATACTATTATGGCCTCATTTTTATAGGAACCCGAGACAATAAGAGGTAAAATAATTGCACTGTTAATGCGCAGTAGGTTTGAGATATGAATCCAGGAAGTCTGTTCCAGAGTAGTATTCTTAAATATTACGCAGGCATGgccttttattgaatttttttctgttctttctgcagGGATTGCCATCTTCTGCATGCTCCTCACCTACTACATGTGGATCAAAGCAGTAAAGACTGGTTCCATCTATTGGGCTGCCAAGTGTGCCCTTGCTTATTTCTACATGGTAACTCTTCACTCCCGTATTCCACGAGTGTCTTTATTGGGACTGATACAAATTGGAAATAGCTCTTGGGCTTTGAGACCGTGgattggaggctagaagtctttattttctcttatatcCATACAAAGCCTAATCCAAGGCAGGTGTGGCCATCCGTTGTGTAACAGCAAGATAGAggcaatgtttttaatttttaaagttcttcagATACCATATGACCCGTGGATACATATTGGTTGGCCAACTCTCTTTTCTGCTgtgttcctttaaaatttttccttttcttttctaatgtatttttttcctgttcaatCTTACATAGTCACTTAGACTTCTTCCCTTAACTGCTTCCACCTGCTCACGTTTCCCATGTATCCCTAAATTGTCCACATGACATTACAATAGATTACATGTAGATGAACCCTGAGAGTTGGGTGTTGCTGCTTTTGTTATCATGATGGTAGGAGGCATAGGGAATAGGGGATTGAGTTGCAGTAATAGGGGTGACTTTGGTTTTTCTActtaaagaaatcatttatttaaactCTTGAAGCCACTTGTCATAAATAAAGCTTATAGTTACTGTAAAGGgatgttctttgaaaagatcacagGTAATATCGTAAGTGGTGGCCTGAGGAGGAGCGCTCAGAGGAGTTCTTTTTTATCCTGTTCTAGGTCTCTTCCTGGGGAGGCTATGTGTTCTTGATCAACTTGATCCCTCTCCATGTACTGGTGCTGATGCTCACAGGACGCTTCTCCCACCGGATCTATGTGGCCTACTGTACTGTTTACTGCCTGGGCACCATTCTTTCCATGCAGATCTCCTTTGTGGGTTTCCAGGTGAGCCCTAGACTGAATAGAGTTGTTAGcttcttcaacttctttaaaCAGCTCCAAGTAGCTTGATTTACCTTGGACCGTTGTGTTAACTGAAGTAACAGAATCACTGGTCATTAAAGTCTGCTTCCAGGGGTGTGTTAATATTTGCTCCATAAAGTTTGAATTTAATGACTCTTAATTTGGCTTAGGTTTGTGGGAAGGAGGGATATTTTGAGCTGAGTTGATATGAATGCAAAGTTATTTCCAGTCCTTTTTAATGCTAATGAGTCCATTTAATAGTAATGACCCCTGAACTTCTTGATGGGATCTATGTGAAAGTGCTTTAGGAAGCAAAGTacaaacgtttttattttttcaattttttaaatgtttatttatttggggggaggggaagagagagagagcacgagcacgcGAGTgggcaagtgtgagcaggggaggggcagagagagggagacagaatctaaagcaggttccaggctctaagctatcagcacagagcctgatgtggggctcaaactcacaaactgtgagatcatgacctgagcctaagtctgccacgtaactgactgagccacccaggtgctcctcaaagTACAAACTTTTAACCCCATTTCCCATAGGGTTAAGAGATAATTATAAAGTCAGAGAATAATGTGGTGTGTTTGATTTCTCATATAAAATTCTTATGGAAATGGAGGACTTATTCAGAGGTCAGCTTGTATTTTCTTTACTGATCACCTGCTATATGCAATTCGCTAATCACtgggaaatgtaaaaattaaaaatatgattcttGTCCTTAAGGAAGTTACAGTCTTGTGGGGAAGGAAGTACATGCAGCTGTCTATATTCTGTAGTATAGCAGTTCTGGAAATGTAATTCGCCGACCAACAGCAGCATcaggaacttgttaaaaatacaaattctgggGACAGCTATCAGactctgttggtagagcatgcgactcttgatcttggggttgtgagttcaaggcccacgttgggtgtagagattacaaaaataataataaagttaagtATTGTGAGGAACCAAATAAACtccaacaaattttttttattcaaaaacagCAAATTCCAGGGCTTCATCAGAGACCCACTGAATCAAACTCTAAGGGGTAGAGCTCAGCAATCTGTGTCTTAACACCCTTTCTTCTTCGCCCTCTCCATGATTGTGGTATTCACtagagtttgagaaccactggtctaagcAAAGAATTTATAAGTAATGAAAGAGCGAAAGTGTGTGGAACATAGAGGGGAGTGATGGATTTCAGTTTGGCAGATTGGGAGGAAATGGTATTTGCAAGATAGAGTAAGGTATGATTTATAGGACTCCAAATACTTTGGGAGTATGGAGTTTGGAAAATGTGGTAGGTGAAATTAGCCCCTCTCCTCCATTGGCCCTACCTAATTCCTTGGAGGCCTCAAAACTCATTTGAGCCTTTGTTTGGTCTGAACTGGGTCAGGATAATTCAGGTCTAGGTTGGACTCATTGCTTTCCAGCATTGTCATATCTATGCTTTTACCTACAGCCCGTCCTTTCGTCAGAGCACATGGCGGCTTTTGGGGTCTTTGGTCTCTGCCAGATCCATGCCTTTGTGGATTATCTGCGCAGCAAGTTGAATCCACAGCAGTTTGAAGTTCTTTTCCGAAGTGTCATCTCCCTGGTAGGCTTTGTCCTTCTCACCGTGGGAGCGCTCCTCATGCTGACAGGTAGGGAAGGCCCACAGCTTTTGTAAATGGATATGGACACATAATGAACTTCAAAAATAGGGGTTATTTCTTGACCACAgaaagattcattctttttctcctaagAGTATAAAGTCCTACTTCTTCAATTCAGTCCACTTGTCAGCCCCAGTGTTTGGATTCTGCATAGTTAAGAATGTCTTGTTAgagtagctcttttttttttaatgtttatttatttttcacagaaagagacagagcatgagtggggggagggcagagagagagggagacacagaatccgaagcaggccccaggctccgagctgtcagcacagagcccgacgccgggctcgaactcgcggggcttgaactcgcagaccgcgagatcatgacctgagccgaagtcggacgctcaaccgactgagccaccctggtgcccctagagTAGTTCTTAATGTTAGCAACATCACACTTTGTTGAAAGGACTGGATCTTGCCTTGctaatttttctctgtttttttccttttctttcctactgGTAGGGTAAGAGAAATCATAACACTGCTGGCCATTCCTTACAAACATGGCCTGTCTAAGCCCATATTCACTAACTCACGGCTGTTTAGCatgccacatttttttcctttgtttttcccaTTTGTCCTTCTCAGAGGCTGATTGGATTCTGCCTAGGTCTGTCTGTGTGGTCTATTTCAGAGCAGCACTGGAGGATGTAGTAGCTTTGTTTATAGAGCTGACCTTGGTTTGGCCAGATTTGACCCTAAAACCTTCACAGGAAACACTTTTGCCTCCCATCTCTGACTTTATGTACAGCCTGGCTTTATTCTGCTGGCTGGGCTGACAAAAGTACTCTCAAGTTTGAAAGGAAAGAGTGAGATTCTCAAACTATTGATggtattttaacaaaaatttagtCCTGTTCTGTCTTAGAGACTCTTATGAAAATAGGAAATTGTGATTAATTAGGATAAGATGTTATTTTGTTTCAAGTGTGATTGTGAAATATTTGTTGCTTCTTTGCTGCCAGGAAAAATATCTCCCTGGACTGGGCGTTTCTACTCACTGCTGGATCCTTCTTATGCTAAGAACAACATCCCCATCATTGCTTCTGTGTCTGAGCATCAGCCCACGACCTGGTCCTCATACTATTTTGACCTACAGCTTCTGGTCTTCATGTTTCCAGGTCTGTCTACTTTGTGTTCTGAAGTGGCCTTCTTTGTAAGAATCACCATTTgattcaaaataagtaaattaccCTCATCCTtgtactttgttgttgtttttgttttttgcctcttTACCCTATGCAGTACAAAGGATGGCTAAGcacatttttctaatatttgaagCAGAGTAGAAGTCAGAAGTTGAACAGTTGGAGATGCTGGCAAGTTCAGAGCCTCACAGTTTTCTGTTCATTTGTATTATAAGTTAAAATTCAACTCAAATTTGTATtcaggcttttgtttttgtttttgagtactTTCAGTGtacctctctcccatcccccatccctgACTGTTCCCCATTTATCTATCTTCTTGGCAGtactaaagtttgagaatagGCATGGCTGGTTGTAAAGCCTCAGTTACTTACCTTCTAGCCAATCcagaaatgtttttgaatttacTGGTGGTGgggtgtttccttttttatttttttaataaaacagctTCTATGGTTTTTATCCCTCATGAAAGTAAGTTGTCTATTGTAAAAAATAcagacaagttaaaaaaaaaaattggggagttCTCACCAAACATCTATTGCTATTGTTAACATATTGATGTATATTCATactgttatttattcatttatttattttagtctttttaaaatttttttattaaaaattttttttttagtaacctctacaccgaacctggggctcaaactcatgacccagagatcaagtgtcacatgctcttctgagccagccaggcaccccctcatccagttatttattgaacaaaaatcggataatactgttttttttttttttaacgttttctcatttttttttttttttaattttttttttttttcaacgtttatttatttttgggacagagagagacagagcacgaacaggggaggggcagagagagagggagacacagaatcggaaacaggctccaggctccgagccatcagcccagagcccgacgcggggctcgaactcacggaccgtgagatcgtgacctggctgaagtcggacgtccaaccgactgcgccacccaggcgcccctctcattttttttttgagagacagagagagagtgaccaggggagggggagagagagagagagagagagacagagagacagagagacagagacagaatctaaagcaggctccaggctctgagctctcagcacagaacctgatgtgggtctcaaactcatgaactgtgagatcatgacctgagcctaaatctgccacttaacttactgagccacccaggtgccctcaggaTGATActgtttttccccaaattttttcattttacaaagaatcataatttctgttatttagtattattttagagatgtaacatttaaatgtattatttttaaattttttaagtacagAGATGTGTAAAGAATATGGCAAATAGTCCATAATATCCTGCAGCAatattttaattgatgtattctattatataaataCGCTATAAAAACTACATCTTTAATGTTGGATATTTAAGTCGTTCTGactttttgatgttttaaagaGTTCTatagtaaataaatgtctttGCACATAtctatgattatttattttagctgcctgcttctttttacttttacttttgtaGTTGGTCTCTATTACTGCTTTAGCAACCTGTCTGATGCCCGGATTTTCATCATCATGTATGGTGTGACCAGCATGTACTTTTCAGCTGTCATGGTGAGGAATGCTCTCAGTCCTAGCAACATTTCCACCCCTGACTCTGAGGTGCATGGCAGGATTCAGAATGTAATGATTGTGCACATGCTTTCCTTGGAGCAATTGAGGAACTGAGTTGTAAAGCTGCTCACTGGTGCTATTCCTTCCCAGGGATGTATGGTGCACTCATACATTCTGGTGGTGGGGCCCAGCTTTCTGGGATTCATGATCTTGTGTTAGGGAGAGACACACATACTCTGTTGGATAAAGTGACCATGGGcagctttctttgtctctctttctcagtgtCTTAAGAAAGGAGTTGATGTTTTTTCCTTAACGTTCTGGGAAGATTGCCAAGTATTAGATTGTTGAAAGAGGAAAGATTTTATAAATTGTAGTAAGACAGTGtttgttatgctttttttttttttttttaaatttcaaaccatagttaaaaacattctttaacaTAGCATTATTATTCAGGACGCTTTCATATATACGCATGTAACTGAAAAACAGCTTTAAGAAGTGTATACTTCCATCGTAGatgtatcaaatattttctcatattctgttcttttttactaAGACATCATGTTTGTTGAAAACCGCTGAATTGATGTCATGATCTACTACCAGGTTGAAGtctttaattttgtaaaacactGATTGAactgtgtttttgctttctgtctcttttagGTGCGTCTCATGCTAGTGTTGGCACCTGTAATGTGCATCCTTTCTGGCATTGGAGTCTCCCAGGTGCTGTCCACTTACATGAAGAATCTGGACATAAGTCGTCCAGACAAAAAGAGCAAGAAGCAACAGGATTCTACCTACCCTATTAAGAATGAAGTGAGAATTAAGCAACACTAAGAACAGGCttgggaaaatgtgtgtgtgtgtgtgtgtgtgtgttttgagtgaGGGAGTAGAGTGCTGTCATAGTGGGTGAACTCATACAGGTCTTGACTCATTTGGATTCATTTCATCTGTATTATTGTGTGTAAGAAGCTGTTCTGAGTTGTGTAAATTTAATTTACAACACAGTTTTCTTGTTTAGGTGGCAAGTGGGATGATATTGGTCATGGCTTTCTTTCTCATCACCTACACCTTTCATTCAACCTGGGTGACCAGTGAGGCCTACTCTTCTCCCTCCATCGTGCTGTCTGCCCGTGGTGGGGATGGCAGTAGGATCATTTTTGATGACTTTCGAGAAGCATACTATTGGCTCCGTCACAATACTCCAGAGgtaaaaatttgggggggagTGGGATTGAGGAGTCGGGTGAAGTTGGGGACATTTGCTCTGATAGTGAATCATACAGCTTTTAGATGGGTGGAAAGCttggagaaattggaactatAGAACCCTCATGCTGAATGAGCCTTGAAAGCCTTCATTCAATTCAGGATTTCTTTTGTATCCTTACTGATAATCATCTACACTCTGACACTGTGGTGATTTTATCATGAGGTGGACCATCccaattataaaagaaatcagaaagtagaaacatgaaaaaagataGTTTCCATAAGGTGATCACCGAATGATAAGCacttttaacattttggtttAAAGCTTTTGAGAATCTGAAGTGATTTTCTTTGCAGTAGCTATTGGGAGTAGCACTTCTGAGTTAGACTCTTAAGGAGTTAAGCTGTAAGAATTTCTTAATCCTGGTGCGTCATATCCCGTGGTTTGTATTCCCTCCCATTTTTATAATAACTGCTTTTTGTGAATTGTGGAAGATCACTTAATATAATTATCTGATGACACCAGaatgtttatttggaaatatcaCACGGTCCTCCTACACCTGCCATCCTATTATGCTTGTTTATATGAGGTGATCTGAGATGAAAGTATTGGGAGTGTTAGATTGTATAATTTACACTGAGATTTCACGATTATATGTAAATGTAGTACCAAGTgccaagaattattttctttgtaggaaGTCCCTCACTTACTATACTATAGGATGCCCTTCcagtttttctcttgtatttGATTTTTGGAGGCAGCAAGcaacttattttcatttcccattcTTTCAGGATGCGAAGGTCATGTCATGGTGGGATTATGGTTACCAGATTACGGCTATGGCAAATCGGACAATTTTAGTGGACAATAACACATGGAATAATACCCATATTTCTCGAGTAGGACAGGTAAAGTGAAGGGATTATATGAGTATTTGGCTCATGGGATCTAGTGGGAAATATTTCTCTCTGAGGGATCATATGACTTGGAACTTTTTGCTTTGagaaatgtgcatttatttttctaggcAATGGCATCCACAGAAGAAAAAgcctatgagatcatgagggaGCTTGATGTCAGCTATGTGCTGGTCATTTTTGGAGGCCTTACTGGGTATTCCTCTGATGGTATGTACTTGATTCTATTTCTAACTATAGTCATAGATTCTAAGAAAACTAGATGactgtcttatttttctgtctttttactgATCTCAACATAATTTTCTTGGTTGGGGAAGTTCCTGAGTATTTGTAACGTtaggggttgttttgttttggtttttttggcaACAAGTAGGAGGTAAATGTAAATAATTCTCATTTAGATATGGCATGGTATAGTTGTCTAAAGACCTAGGAGTTGCTTACAACCAGGAAACAAAGAACATAAAGCTTAGCCGAACCTATTGTGGCGATCATTTTACAGTATAggtaaatcaaataaaaaataataacagagtAAAATACAGTGTGGAAAAAAACATAAGGCATCTGAAAATGAACTTTAGAATTAGCATTTTAGTGGGTTTAAGCCATAGATTCATCTGCCAgcttaaaatgtttcatatttgagatatatatatatatatatatatatatatatatatatatatatatatatctgtatgtgtatggcatatgttatgttatatatacatatatatatatatatatatgtatgtatgtatggcaTATGTTATCATGTTCCCTGTGATTGTTagcaaaattctatttttagaagaATCATCAAAACATGGTTTGctgccttaaaaaaaacttttaagaaattaaaacaatactttatatactttaacATATTAAATTCTTTTGAGGGTTTATAACAAAAAATGGTAGGGAGTATCCTGTCCCTAAACTTAAACTCCCTTATGATACAAGTTTCCAGAGGCAATTTCTCTAGTTGTTTCTTCTAGTActtatgttcatattttaaaaatatgtgtattctattcattgagcattttatatatgCTATATCAATTTATAATTGTAGATaagaaatttcattctttttaccttttctcactccctccttttcctcttgaTTCTGCTTAGTAgagttaatttttagtttttggttaaATCCAGATAAAGTGTTTTCAAAGTCCTGACTATGTAAATATTCATTGTTGAGTCAACCAGTATACCATGGTTACAGTCTTTCCTCgaataacttttcttttcctgcagtTACTAACTACCTCTTATTTCTATCTtagttttctttgaatatatgCCTGCTTGTAAAGATGTTTAAATTTTagattatatgtatatagtatgtgTAATGTGCCAAGTATAAAGTAAGAAGATTGGTTTTCTTGTGTGTCTTGTACAGCAGAGGAGGAATGATGAGAGCAGGGACATGTATTCACAGACTTGAACTTTCACAATCACACCAGCACTATTTGTGTGTAATTATTTATAGGTTTTCTAATAGTCACAATATAGCCAAATCCTATAGAAAagcatttgtgtatgtatgtctatgtgtatatgtatttttatatgtatcattGTACACATATATGTGGTAGAAAGGGATAGTTTCTTGAGGTCTTAGCACTAACCATTGTTAAGTAACCACTTTCAGTCAGTTGACCTTTTATCGCCTACTAATGTGCACAGAAGTGTGTTTAAtgctggcataaaaataaatgtcattatttggaacatactgtaatttttttgtgtgagaTTAAGGAAATTACCATATCATCCCCTGCCTGTGGCAACCACAattctgatttctgtttctgagtttgtttttttagattccacatagaagtgagatcatacagtatctgtttttcactgtctgacttatttcacttagcataatgctcttaAGGTCCATctctgttgttgcaaatggctgaatttcctttttttctttttttcaatggttgaatggtattccattttatatatgttgtgtgtgtgtgtgtgtgtgcgtgtatctaggtatatagatataacattttctttacccattcatccatcagtggacacttaggttgtttccgggtcttggctattataagtaaagtacagtgaacatgggggtgcagttatctctttgagatagtaatttcattctttcagatatatacccagaagtgggattggtGGATAATATGgtggttgtatttttaaatttttgagcaacctccatactgttttatgTAGTGGCTATATACCACTGCCAATTTACATGCCTACCAACGGGATATAAGgcttcccatttttccacatccttgccagcatttgttatgtCTTGTCTTATGATAATTAGGTGTTAGGTGATATCTCGTTATGGtgttgaattgtatttccctaatgattagtaatgttgagcactttttcatgtacaTGTTGACCACTTGAAtatccttggaaaaatgtctattcaggtcctttgcccatttttaatcagattatttgggggttttgttacttttttttaaatccttttttttttttaaagcttatttatttatcttgagagagagagaaagcatgagtcagggaagggcagggagaggagagagaaagagagagagagagagagagagagagagagagagagagaatcccaagcaggctctgtgctgtcagctcagcccgatgtggggctcgaacccacaaacgatgagatcatagccaaagtcagaggcttaaccgactgagtcacccaggcagccctagggTTTTGTTATTAAGACatatgagttccttatattttacttcctttgttttgtttttggactAAGTCTTACAAGTCCAGTATGTACTTTATATTTCCAGCACGTCTTAATTTGGACTAGCCACCTTTCAAGTGTcagtagctacatgtggctagtatATAGAGCTCCTATATTGGACAGCTCAGCCCAGCTAATACCTGGGAATACTATCTTTGTGACTTAACTCTGGACCAATAGCACAGGATTTCAGGAATAATCTACAGGAAGAGTTGTAAATTTTGAGGGAAAAGTTTTGCTGCCACATtgtgtttcatgtttttaaaaattagacttaAATGGTActatttcccatttaaaaatgaggGATTTTCTTAGAAATAGTGGCTTTTTCAAATGTCATGTCATTATGTTGTACCCCTTAaactaatattgtatgttaactatgcttcagtt encodes the following:
- the STT3A gene encoding dolichyl-diphosphooligosaccharide--protein glycosyltransferase subunit STT3A, producing the protein MTKLGFLRLSYEKQDTLLKLLILSMAAVLSFSTRLFAVLRFESVIHEFDPYFNYRTTRFLAEEGFYKFHNWFDDRAWYPLGRIIGGTIYPGLMITSAAIYHVLHFFHITIDIRNVCVFLAPLFSSFTTIVTYHLTKELKDAGAGLLAAAMIAVVPGYISRSVAGSYDNEGIAIFCMLLTYYMWIKAVKTGSIYWAAKCALAYFYMVSSWGGYVFLINLIPLHVLVLMLTGRFSHRIYVAYCTVYCLGTILSMQISFVGFQPVLSSEHMAAFGVFGLCQIHAFVDYLRSKLNPQQFEVLFRSVISLVGFVLLTVGALLMLTGKISPWTGRFYSLLDPSYAKNNIPIIASVSEHQPTTWSSYYFDLQLLVFMFPVGLYYCFSNLSDARIFIIMYGVTSMYFSAVMVRLMLVLAPVMCILSGIGVSQVLSTYMKNLDISRPDKKSKKQQDSTYPIKNEVASGMILVMAFFLITYTFHSTWVTSEAYSSPSIVLSARGGDGSRIIFDDFREAYYWLRHNTPEDAKVMSWWDYGYQITAMANRTILVDNNTWNNTHISRVGQAMASTEEKAYEIMRELDVSYVLVIFGGLTGYSSDDINKFLWMVRIGGSTDTGKHIKEHDYYTPTGEFRVDREGSPVLLNCLMYKMCYYRFGQVYTEAKRPPGFDRVRNAEIGNKDFELDVLEEAYTTEHWLVRIYKVKDLDNRGLSRT